The genomic window ATGTCCGACGTGATGCTGATGTTGCGCTTCGCCGCTTTGATCCAGGAGATGCGTTCGAGATACCAGTCACGGGTGTACTCGCGCGACATGGCGTGAAGGACAGCGGTGGAGCCGCTCTGGACCGGGAGATGGACGTGATCGCAGAGGGTGGGCACGGCGTCGATGACGTCCACAATGTCCTTGGTGAAATCGCGCGGATGCGAGGTGGTGAAGCGCACGCGGCGGATGCCGGGAATGCTGCCGACAGCGGCCAGAAGTTCGGCGAAGGTCATCTTCGCGGAGGGATCGTGGTAGGAGTTGACGTTCTGGCCGAGGAGCTGGATCTCGGTAAAACCGGCATCGGCCATGCGAATGGCTTCGTCGAGCACGGAGTTCGCGGTGCGGCTGCGCTCTTTGCCGCGGGTGTAAGGGACGACGCAGTAGGCGCAGAACTTGTCGCAACCTTCGATGATGGTGATGTAGCCGCGATGAGGGTTGGTGCGGGCGACGAACGGGGTCTCGAAGGTCTCGTCGGTCTGACGGTCATCGAGGCCGGTGATGCGCTGCTCCCCTGCTTCGAGGCGGGCGAGCATGTCGGGCAGGTTGCGATAGGACGCCGAGCCGGAGACGAGCGAGACATAGGGCGCCTTGTCGAAGATCTTTTCGCCCTCCTGCTGGGCGACGCAGCCGAGGACGGCGAACTTTTTGCCCTCCCCCTGCAGCTTCTTGTACTCGTTGAGGCGGTGAAAGACTTTTTGTTCGGCTTTGTCACGGATTGAACAGGTGTTGTAGAGAATTAGACCGGCGTCGGCTTCGTCCTGCACGCGGGCATATCCCTGCTGCTCCAAAGTGCCGATGACTTTTTCGGAGTCATGGGCGTTCATCTGGCAGCCGAAGGTTTCGATATAGAAAGTCTTGCTCACAACTACAGTATAACGGCTGGAAAATATGGAATTTGATTATTGCGAAAC from Granulicella sp. L56 includes these protein-coding regions:
- the miaB gene encoding tRNA (N6-isopentenyl adenosine(37)-C2)-methylthiotransferase MiaB — translated: MSKTFYIETFGCQMNAHDSEKVIGTLEQQGYARVQDEADAGLILYNTCSIRDKAEQKVFHRLNEYKKLQGEGKKFAVLGCVAQQEGEKIFDKAPYVSLVSGSASYRNLPDMLARLEAGEQRITGLDDRQTDETFETPFVARTNPHRGYITIIEGCDKFCAYCVVPYTRGKERSRTANSVLDEAIRMADAGFTEIQLLGQNVNSYHDPSAKMTFAELLAAVGSIPGIRRVRFTTSHPRDFTKDIVDVIDAVPTLCDHVHLPVQSGSTAVLHAMSREYTRDWYLERISWIKAAKRNISITSDIIVGFPGETEEDLEQTATLLEEVGYDAIFAFKYSPRPNTPAITMADSIPEEVKVKRLQILLDRQRETQRLNYERHLGEVMELMVEGHNRQRNQVIGRSTQNKTVNFTTTQPILPATGSYVSVRITQTFPNSLLGEAVAS